A window of the Parabacteroides merdae ATCC 43184 genome harbors these coding sequences:
- a CDS encoding family 20 glycosylhydrolase: MKRILFILISLYIGILAAQAANIPHLLPWPQKVAWNGKKFQYRGTFVSLTENFCSIGMEQPAGNKITGNPSSHPALSVKWVEDFPDIPLNRNEAYKLRVTSKGVEIEAITETGVYRAIQTLRQLTEKKGNGIAITGCEITDWPAFRIRGFMQDVGRTYISTDELKREIAILARYKINVFHWHLTENQAWRLQSKVFPMLNDSVNTTRQPGKYYTLEEARELAAFCKQHHVLLIPEIDMPGHSAAFVRTFRHDMQSPEGMKILKLLIDEVCETFDVPYLHIGTDEVQFTNPDFVPEMVAYVRSKGKKVISWNPGWYYKPGEIDMTHLWSYRGKAQKGIPAIDSRFHYLNHFDTFADLFALYNSRIYNELQGSDDLAGTILAIWNDRMIQPEADIVKQNNFYPNMLAMAERAWRGGGTEYFDKQGTVLPSEDSESFKSFADFENRLLWHKEHCFGGYPFAYVKQTNVKWRITDAFPNQGDLTASFPPEKELKSHYTYENKMYGTQDAIGAGIYLRHVWGTLVPGIYKEPQENHTAYAWTWVYSPKAQDVGAWIEFQNYSRSEMDLPPLPGKWDYRESRVWVNDREILPPVWTATHRTKSNEVLLGNENCVVRPPMPVHLQKGWNKVFMKLPVGKFTAPEIRLPKWMFTFVFVTPDGEKAVDGLVYSPDKKR; this comes from the coding sequence ATGAAACGCATACTCTTCATATTGATAAGTTTATATATAGGGATATTGGCTGCACAGGCAGCCAATATCCCTCATTTGCTTCCATGGCCGCAGAAAGTGGCATGGAACGGGAAAAAGTTTCAATATAGGGGAACTTTTGTTTCCCTTACGGAAAACTTTTGTTCCATAGGCATGGAACAACCGGCAGGCAATAAGATAACGGGCAATCCGTCAAGCCATCCGGCACTATCGGTCAAATGGGTGGAGGATTTCCCCGATATCCCTCTCAATCGCAACGAAGCCTATAAACTGCGTGTCACATCAAAAGGAGTGGAGATCGAAGCCATCACCGAAACGGGCGTTTACAGGGCAATCCAGACATTACGCCAATTGACGGAAAAGAAAGGCAACGGCATTGCAATCACCGGATGCGAGATCACCGACTGGCCCGCCTTTCGCATCCGCGGCTTCATGCAGGATGTAGGACGCACCTATATCTCGACGGACGAATTGAAACGGGAAATAGCGATCCTGGCACGTTACAAGATAAACGTCTTTCACTGGCACCTGACGGAAAATCAGGCATGGCGCCTGCAAAGCAAGGTGTTCCCAATGCTGAACGACAGCGTCAACACGACCCGCCAGCCGGGGAAATACTACACGCTGGAAGAGGCACGGGAATTGGCCGCTTTCTGCAAGCAACATCATGTCCTGCTGATCCCGGAGATCGACATGCCGGGACACAGTGCCGCTTTCGTCCGTACTTTCCGCCATGACATGCAAAGCCCAGAAGGGATGAAGATACTGAAACTCCTGATCGACGAGGTTTGCGAAACGTTCGATGTCCCTTACCTGCATATCGGGACAGACGAGGTGCAGTTCACCAATCCGGATTTCGTACCCGAAATGGTCGCTTATGTCCGCTCCAAGGGGAAAAAGGTGATCTCCTGGAATCCGGGATGGTACTACAAGCCGGGAGAGATCGACATGACGCATCTGTGGAGCTACCGAGGAAAAGCCCAGAAAGGGATTCCGGCGATCGACTCCCGTTTCCACTATCTGAACCATTTCGACACGTTTGCCGACCTCTTCGCCCTCTACAACAGCCGCATCTACAACGAGCTGCAGGGCAGCGATGATCTGGCAGGCACGATCCTGGCAATCTGGAACGACCGGATGATCCAGCCGGAAGCCGATATCGTCAAACAGAATAATTTCTACCCGAATATGCTCGCCATGGCCGAACGTGCGTGGAGAGGGGGTGGAACTGAATATTTCGACAAGCAAGGAACGGTTTTACCATCGGAAGACAGCGAGTCGTTCAAGTCTTTCGCTGATTTCGAGAACCGCCTGCTCTGGCATAAGGAACATTGTTTCGGGGGATATCCGTTCGCTTACGTCAAACAAACGAACGTCAAGTGGCGTATTACGGACGCATTCCCGAACCAAGGCGACCTGACGGCATCATTCCCGCCCGAAAAGGAGTTGAAATCCCACTATACATACGAAAACAAGATGTATGGGACACAGGATGCGATCGGCGCAGGCATCTACCTCCGCCATGTCTGGGGGACGCTTGTTCCAGGGATCTACAAAGAGCCGCAAGAGAACCACACGGCGTATGCCTGGACCTGGGTCTACTCGCCTAAAGCACAGGATGTAGGCGCCTGGATAGAGTTTCAGAACTACAGCCGTTCGGAAATGGACTTGCCGCCACTTCCGGGAAAATGGGATTACCGGGAAAGCCGAGTGTGGGTCAACGACCGGGAAATCCTGCCTCCGGTATGGACGGCAACGCACCGGACCAAATCCAACGAGGTGCTGCTCGGCAACGAGAATTGTGTCGTGCGTCCTCCCATGCCTGTCCATCTGCAGAAAGGATGGAACAAGGTATTCATGAAACTTCCGGTCGGAAAGTTCACCGCGCCGGAAATCCGCTTGCCGAAGTGGATGTTCACATTCGTATTTGTCACACCGGATGGTGAAAAGGCTGTGGACGGCCTGGTCTATTCACCCGATAAGAAACGATAA